In Ovis aries strain OAR_USU_Benz2616 breed Rambouillet chromosome 8, ARS-UI_Ramb_v3.0, whole genome shotgun sequence, a single window of DNA contains:
- the ARG1 gene encoding arginase-1, with amino-acid sequence MSSKPQSIGVIGAPFSKGQPRGGVEEGPTVLRKAGLLEKLKELECDVKDYGDLSFADNLDDSPFQMVKNPRCVGKANEKLADVVAEVKKTGRISLVLGGDHSLAIGSIFGHARVHPDLCVIWVDAHTDINTPLTTASGNLHGQPVSFLLKELKEKMPEVPGFHWLAPCISAKDIVYIGLRDVDPGEHYILKTLGIKYFSMTEVDKLGIGKVMEETFSYLLGRKKRPIHLSFDVDGLDPSFTPATGTPVQGGLTYREGLYITEEIYKTGLLSGLDIMEVNPSLGKTPEEVTRTVNTTVAITMACFGVAREGNHKPIDYLRPPK; translated from the exons CCACGAGGAGGGGTGGAAGAAGGCCCTACAGTACTGAGAAAGGCTGGTCTGCTTGAGAAACTTAAAGAATTAG AGTGTGATGTGAAAGATTACGGGGACCTGTCCTTTGCCGATAACCTTGATGACAGTCCCtttcaaatggtgaagaatccaagGTGTGtgggaaaagcaaatgaaaagctGGCTGATGTGGTGGCGGAAGTCAAGAAGACTGGAAGGATCAGCCTTGTCCTGGGCGGAGACCACag tttGGCGATTGGTAGCATCTTTGGCCATGCCAGGGTCCACCCAGATCTCTGTGTCATTTGGGTGGATGCTCACACTGACATCAACACTCCACTGACAACCGCAAGTGGGAACTTGCATGGACAACCTGTGTCTTTCCTTCTGAAGGAACTAAAGGAAAAG ATGCCCGAGGTCCCAGGATTCCACTGGTTGGCTCCCTGCATATCTGCCAAAGACATTGTGTATATTGGTCTGAGAGATGTGGACCCTGGGGAACA CTATATTTTGAAAACTCTGGGAATTAAATACTTTTCAATGACTGAAGTGGATAAACTGGGAATTGGCAAGGTGATGGAAGAAACATTCAGCTATCTACTAGGAAG aaagaaaaggccaaTTCATTTGAGCTTTGATGTTGATGGACTGGACCCGTCTTTCACGCCAGCTACTGGCACACCAGTCCAGGGAGGTCTGACTTACAGAGAAGGTCTCtacatcacagaagaaatttacAAAACAG GTTTACTCTCAGGATTAGATATAATGGAAGTGAATCCATCTCTGGGGAAGACACCAGAAGAAGTGACTCGAACAGTGAACACAACAGTAGCAATAACCATGGCTTGCTTTGGGGTTGCTCGAGAGGGTAACCACAAACCTATTGATTACCTTAGACCACCAAAGTAA